A window of the Lactuca sativa cultivar Salinas chromosome 5, Lsat_Salinas_v11, whole genome shotgun sequence genome harbors these coding sequences:
- the LOC111913315 gene encoding uncharacterized protein LOC111913315 yields the protein MVAISLYKGKLHRSPDVPHQWLVPTPKISPRDFKNLLQRRSRALSRLEATTPNPNPNPNENSVEDATSDDREPPESDGPAVEDVSKDEEASKVNDDKTFDDELVKSNHADQQANGQKESKVGDEDETLVIPGEQLVAVDDAKAVVDVPENALNAVDDLQEEGKTDAQHQLEPLKNVTLSDIEKRKKEVEEKLQILNARKHNLVQVLKQILSAEEELRRRSSVQQGTTTGHQSISLQVDVGNDSGSMSRQVTPRPASEVNCNGDTEGADADQNQHSRSLPRMSSVSPSSDSLHRRTPFAMASNPSRTTSGVVTSSPSRFAPTSQQGNGNPTVSVTGTNYIASSPSPAANGGTSVFRDARLPSPWN from the exons ATGGTTGCGATTTCGCTTTACAAAGGGAAGCTCCACCGTAGCCCTGACGTTCCCCACCAATGGCTAGTGCCCACCCCCAAAATCTCTCCTAGGGATTTCAAGAATCTCCTCCAACGCCGTTCCAGAGCCCTTTCTCGCCTCGAGGCCACCAccccgaaccctaaccctaaccctaatgagAATTCTGTTGAGGATGCTACTTCCGATGATAGAGAACCACCTGAATCCGACGGACCTGCTGTGGAAGATGTCTCCAAAGATGAGGAAGCATCAAAGGTTAATGACGATAAAACATTTGATGACGAATTGGTGAAATCGAATCATGCAGATCAACAAGCAAACGGTCAGAAAGAATCAAAGGTCGGCGATGAAGACGAGACTTTAGTGATTCCTGGTGAACAATTAGTGGCAGTTGATGATGCTAAAGCTGTTGTTGATGTCCCGGAAAACGCCTTAAATGCTGTGGATGACCTTCAAGAGGAAGGGAAAACGGATGCTCAACATCAGTTAGAG CCACTTAAGAACGTTACACTGAGTGATATAGAGAAAAGGAAAAAGGAGGTTGAAGAGAAGTTGCAGATCCTGAATGCAAGGAAGCATAATCTGGTACAAGTTCTGAAACAG ATTTTGAGTGCTGAAGAGGAGCTACGAAGAAGAAGCAGTGTGCAGCAGGGTACTACTACAGGGCACCAATCAATATCTCTCCAAGTGGATGTTGGGAATGACTCTGGTTCCATGAGTAGACAGGTGACTCCACGACCCGCTTCAGAAGTCAACTGTAATGGCGATACAGAAGGAGCAGATGCTGATCAAAATCAACATTCACGCAGTTTACCAAGAATGAGCAGCGTGTCACCATCTTCAGATTCCCTTCATAGAAGGACCCCTTTTGCTATG GCATCAAATCCTTCACGAACAACTTCAGGGGTAGTGACAAGTAGCCCATCAAGATTTGCTCCTACAAGCCAACAAGGTAATGGTAATCCAACTGTATCTGTAACAGGAACAAATTACATTGCTTCATCTCCTTCACCAGCCGCCAATGGTGGCACTTCTGTATTCAGAGATGCCAGGCTTCCTAGTCCATGGAACTAA